A genomic region of Streptomyces rimosus contains the following coding sequences:
- a CDS encoding phosphatase PAP2 family protein: MTTTASTTTAARAVTDTLQPRNVLVAGMSGIGWAAAGDWTGLPWGLLGALCAGIVPAGYIEWQRKRGTWGDRHVVDRTKRGPIFLVILTSVGLGALVMVLGHAPTGILVAMLALWAMTVVLLAVNTVWKISVDSAVASAVPALLAVVHSPWWLLAYLLTLAVCWSRVTLAYHTIAQTVAGASCGAITAAAFLLA, from the coding sequence ATGACGACCACCGCTTCGACCACGACGGCCGCGCGCGCCGTGACCGACACGCTTCAGCCCCGCAACGTCCTCGTGGCGGGCATGTCGGGCATCGGCTGGGCGGCCGCGGGCGACTGGACCGGCCTGCCGTGGGGCCTGCTCGGCGCGCTGTGCGCCGGTATCGTCCCGGCCGGGTACATCGAGTGGCAGCGCAAGCGCGGTACCTGGGGTGACCGGCACGTCGTCGACCGTACGAAGCGCGGCCCCATCTTCCTGGTGATCCTGACGTCCGTCGGGCTCGGGGCGCTCGTCATGGTCCTCGGCCACGCCCCAACCGGCATCCTCGTCGCCATGCTCGCCCTGTGGGCCATGACCGTGGTCCTCCTGGCCGTCAACACGGTCTGGAAGATCTCCGTGGACTCCGCCGTAGCCTCCGCGGTCCCCGCCCTGCTCGCCGTCGTGCACTCCCCCTGGTGGCTACTGGCCTACCTGCTCACCCTCGCGGTGTGCTGGTCCCGGGTCACGCTGGCCTACCACACCATCGCACAGACCGTAGCCGGCGCGTCCTGCGGCGCCATCACCGCCGCCGCGTTCCTCCTGGCCTGA